A region from the Candidatus Electrothrix scaldis genome encodes:
- a CDS encoding nuclear transport factor 2 family protein, which yields MQQDKMKKVIDDYIKSYNSFDVDGMILQMHENISFQNISNGVVNMKTEGISEFRAAAEQAKQIFKSRCQTVTDYQFSDDSGFIEIDYSGEFAIDIPDGPKQGETLNMKGKSEFTFQDGLIIKLKDIS from the coding sequence ATGCAACAAGATAAAATGAAAAAAGTGATTGATGACTACATTAAATCATACAATTCATTTGATGTAGACGGGATGATATTACAAATGCATGAAAATATCTCTTTCCAAAATATTTCAAATGGAGTGGTGAACATGAAAACGGAAGGGATCTCTGAATTTCGAGCAGCAGCGGAACAAGCAAAGCAAATATTCAAGTCCCGCTGTCAAACAGTTACCGACTATCAGTTCAGTGATGATTCTGGCTTTATCGAGATTGACTATTCTGGAGAATTTGCAATTGATATCCCTGATGGACCAAAACAGGGTGAAACGTTGAACATGAAAGGAAAATCTGAATTTACATTTCAAGACGGGCTTATCATTAAACTTAAGGATATCAGCTGA
- a CDS encoding IS1380 family transposase has translation MKSKQNKRSARVSPKKIQINKGAKGVTAQAGLIPAVKFLQKHNVGQLIQETLEHQRGATATYDAVDIIFLPLIAIIGGARSISNIATVWADSVLCRIAGWRLIPDETTFGRLFRTFSYRHINNLEVLNHRLRARMWRKGLRSGKSKVGAAHCLVVDVDSTEKTVYGSQQGAAKGFNPHKRGAKSYHPLLAFCAESKEILQGWLRCGNAYTSNGIVEFTKQLLAHLPNGTRILFRGDSGFFVGALLDLLDQYGHSYLIKVKLKGLVTLLSKQSWEPVPGQAGWEQCIFFHKCTTWSSTRLFVAVRREKPADPAKPATLFEMKEFDYFCYVVSEIADPWQVHKRYGQRATCETWIEEAKNQTALVHIKTEDFWANSVLFQTAILAYNTIRWMALLSGNAVLRRWEPGTIRTFLVRVAGKYTTGGRQQKLFVPERMLYSTQWDDWVAVGLY, from the coding sequence ATGAAGTCTAAACAGAATAAACGATCTGCCCGAGTCTCGCCCAAAAAAATACAAATTAATAAAGGAGCAAAAGGGGTTACAGCACAGGCAGGCTTGATTCCTGCCGTAAAGTTCCTGCAAAAACATAATGTTGGCCAGCTTATCCAGGAAACTTTAGAACATCAACGCGGAGCCACCGCCACTTATGATGCAGTTGATATAATATTTCTCCCTTTGATAGCTATTATCGGCGGAGCTCGTTCTATCAGCAATATTGCAACAGTCTGGGCAGATAGCGTACTTTGCCGGATAGCAGGATGGCGGTTAATCCCGGACGAAACAACCTTTGGCCGCCTTTTTCGAACATTCAGCTATCGTCATATCAATAACCTGGAAGTTCTTAATCATCGGTTGCGTGCTCGCATGTGGCGTAAGGGATTGCGATCCGGGAAAAGTAAAGTCGGTGCAGCCCACTGTCTGGTTGTTGATGTGGATTCCACAGAAAAGACGGTATACGGTTCTCAGCAAGGAGCGGCCAAAGGGTTTAATCCACATAAACGCGGTGCAAAATCGTATCATCCTCTGCTTGCATTTTGCGCTGAAAGCAAAGAGATATTGCAAGGGTGGCTTCGATGCGGCAATGCCTATACAAGTAATGGTATTGTCGAGTTTACCAAGCAACTTCTGGCACACCTTCCCAATGGAACCCGGATTTTGTTCAGGGGCGACAGCGGTTTTTTTGTTGGTGCCCTGCTTGATCTTTTGGATCAGTATGGTCATAGTTACCTGATCAAGGTTAAGCTCAAGGGGCTGGTCACCCTTCTGTCCAAACAATCCTGGGAGCCGGTCCCCGGGCAGGCCGGTTGGGAACAATGTATCTTTTTTCATAAATGTACGACCTGGTCTTCGACCCGACTCTTTGTTGCGGTCCGCAGAGAGAAACCGGCTGACCCGGCAAAACCAGCGACCCTGTTTGAGATGAAGGAGTTCGATTACTTCTGTTATGTGGTCAGTGAGATTGCTGATCCATGGCAGGTCCACAAACGATACGGCCAACGAGCAACTTGTGAAACCTGGATTGAGGAAGCAAAAAACCAGACTGCGTTGGTACATATCAAGACAGAAGATTTCTGGGCAAATAGTGTGTTGTTTCAAACTGCTATTCTGGCATACAACACGATACGATGGATGGCTTTATTGAGCGGTAATGCTGTATTACGTCGCTGGGAGCCAGGTACAATTCGTACATTTCTCGTTCGGGTGGCTGGGAAGTATACTACTGGTGGACGGCAGCAAAAGCTATTTGTTCCCGAACGAATGCTGTATTCCACTCAGTGGGATGACTGGGTGGCGGTGGGGCTGTACTGA
- the ettA gene encoding energy-dependent translational throttle protein EttA, which produces MAQEANKIIYSMIKVSKKYKDQVIIKDISLSYFYGAKIGVLGLNGSGKSTLLRILAGKDKEFEGESLLSEGFTVDLLEQEPQLDPDKTVRDIVEQGVQGVVDLLEEYNQINARFAEPMDDDAMQALIDRQGEVQDQLDAADAWNLDSCLDMAMDALRCPPADTKIGVLSGGEKRRVALCRILLKKPDILLLDEPTNHLDAESVAWLEHHLQRYEGTVIAVTHDRYFLDNVAGWILELDRGRGIPWKGNYSSWLEQKQKRLALEEKKETERQRTLQRELEWIRMSPKGRHAKAKARINQYEQLLNQDTSERMKKLEIYIPPGPRLGKVVIEGEGISKSYGDRILVEDLSFSLPPGGIVGIVGPNGAGKTTLFRMITGQEEPDEGSIRTGETVKLCYVDQGRDTLDPNKTIYETISEGQDTIWLGTQEVNARAYVAKFNFSGSAQQNKVSEISGGQRNRVHLAMMLKEGGNVLLLDEPTNDLDVNTLRALEEALEGYGGCAVIISHDRWFLDRLATHIMAFEGNSKVVWFEGNYSEYEQDYKKRMGAEADQPHRIRYRSLTRT; this is translated from the coding sequence ATGGCACAAGAAGCGAATAAGATCATCTATTCGATGATTAAGGTCAGTAAAAAGTACAAAGATCAAGTTATTATAAAAGATATCTCCCTCTCCTATTTCTATGGCGCCAAGATAGGTGTTCTGGGGCTGAACGGCTCAGGAAAGAGTACCTTGCTCCGTATCCTGGCGGGCAAGGATAAGGAGTTCGAGGGCGAGAGCCTCCTTTCTGAAGGCTTTACCGTGGACCTGCTGGAGCAGGAACCGCAGCTCGACCCGGACAAGACCGTGCGTGATATTGTCGAGCAGGGGGTGCAGGGCGTTGTTGATTTGCTGGAAGAGTATAACCAGATCAATGCCCGATTTGCTGAACCTATGGACGACGATGCCATGCAGGCCCTGATTGATCGTCAGGGTGAGGTCCAGGATCAGCTGGATGCCGCTGATGCCTGGAATCTGGACAGTTGCCTGGACATGGCAATGGATGCCCTGCGTTGTCCGCCTGCTGACACCAAGATAGGAGTGCTGTCCGGTGGTGAGAAACGCCGGGTGGCCCTCTGTCGCATCCTTCTTAAAAAGCCAGATATCCTCTTGCTGGACGAGCCCACCAACCATCTGGATGCCGAGTCCGTGGCTTGGCTGGAGCACCATCTTCAGCGCTACGAGGGCACCGTCATCGCGGTCACCCATGATCGGTATTTCCTTGATAATGTAGCAGGTTGGATCCTTGAGCTTGATCGGGGACGCGGTATCCCCTGGAAGGGCAATTACTCCTCTTGGCTGGAGCAGAAGCAAAAGCGTCTGGCTCTGGAAGAGAAAAAGGAGACAGAGCGCCAGCGTACCCTGCAACGGGAGCTGGAATGGATTCGTATGAGTCCTAAAGGCCGTCATGCCAAGGCCAAGGCCCGTATTAACCAATACGAGCAGCTCCTTAATCAGGATACCAGCGAGCGGATGAAAAAGCTGGAGATCTATATCCCACCCGGTCCCCGCTTAGGTAAGGTGGTCATTGAGGGGGAAGGGATCAGCAAGAGCTACGGCGATCGGATCCTGGTGGAGGACCTTTCCTTTTCTCTGCCACCGGGCGGGATCGTTGGTATTGTCGGCCCCAACGGTGCGGGTAAGACCACCCTCTTTCGCATGATTACGGGCCAGGAAGAGCCAGATGAGGGAAGCATCCGCACAGGTGAGACCGTGAAGCTTTGCTATGTGGATCAGGGCCGCGATACCCTGGATCCTAACAAGACCATCTATGAGACCATATCCGAGGGACAGGATACCATTTGGCTCGGTACCCAGGAAGTGAATGCCCGTGCCTATGTGGCAAAGTTCAACTTCAGTGGCTCTGCCCAGCAGAATAAGGTCTCAGAGATCTCCGGCGGCCAGCGTAACCGGGTTCATCTGGCCATGATGCTCAAAGAGGGCGGGAATGTTCTGTTGCTGGATGAGCCGACCAATGACCTGGATGTCAACACCCTGCGTGCTCTGGAAGAGGCTCTGGAGGGCTACGGTGGTTGCGCGGTCATCATCAGCCATGACCGTTGGTTTCTTGATCGCCTTGCCACCCATATTATGGCCTTTGAGGGCAATTCCAAGGTGGTCTGGTTTGAGGGCAATTACTCGGAATATGAGCAGGATTATAAAAAGCGGATGGGCGCGGAAGCGGATCAGCCCCATCGTATCCGCTATCGGAGCTTAACCAGGACTTAA